One window from the genome of Aricia agestis chromosome 6, ilAriAges1.1, whole genome shotgun sequence encodes:
- the LOC121728294 gene encoding NADPH oxidase 5 isoform X1, whose amino-acid sequence MASDNNFQSANKVIVSLDNSENSGIGESGRKREENGDRKREEMNGSADLLCVPRTGHRLSFMEVESFKEKSRLNLLKQISAILKQREQKYNKEALHKAFQDEDLLERIFRLFDVERQDFLVQEDWIEFLKERLTDEKQQDFVEQIESVAYVVCGENVITVESFQLILKNKVVTNKLLRVVDTGGDGSVTADDIMEFISAISSCRPRVGIDKPSVDRLEQLFQQTVGDQKEITREQFQKIVVSKNPFFTERVFQIFDEDNSGTISHQEFIAAVHRFGRQTPEDKIRFLFKVYDLDGDGLIQHRELQHVMRACMEENGMQFSDDQLMDLTGAMFEDADVEGRGAITYEGLRDQLNKHEGLLENLSITIDRWLVPPPPKPKPKSFPQRLAKMKPYQLSLPYFRNNYVFVSYLFVFFIINFGLFVARIVEYWNSNVFVIFARACGQCLNFNCTWALVLMLRRCITSLRTRGLGEVLPLDHHVYLHKITGVLIVIYSVIHTIMHLCNFSLVVVNDPVLNARNWTTWEWVCTSRPGLFGLCGGCANPSGIVLLAALIALAAASRPKLRAGGYFEVFYFTHLLYIPFYVILIIHAPNFWKWFIGPGTIYIIERIVRLNWMRSEKGKTYIASGILLPSRVTHLVIKRPPLFDFQAGDYVFVNIPAIAVYEWHPFTISSAPEQEDYLWLHIRGVGEWTNRLYSYFEEQQQRLHGNEEEHANLVKTISNQSNKSKRNGSIASAKKRSVEFSPVSFTNTAFNMEDEKPMEASDTPAKPARSAFLSPLRILEKSRSVPDMRKNIKKSENKLTLAECHRWESERELVEPRRGRRVARGGEGALAQSFRYMRTKPTVLDFAPPVPEIRRRSNESILSIARRRLSKGLTPEKDVESVVVAPDPAIIESTSDEHLDYPVGRPLEIYLDGPYGAASSRMFRAQHAVLIAAGIGVTPFASVLQAIMFRYRSARSTCPKCEHSWTKELPHHNMSLRKVDFFWINREQRSFEWFVSLLSQLEMEQAEGGGERFLELHMFVTSALQRADMRAVGLQLALDLLHQKEKRDLITGLKTRTNAGRPNWDKVFQRLQEQRKGKVTVFYCGPPQLARILRVKCDQFGFNFCKEVF is encoded by the exons atggcAAGCGACAATAACTTTCAAAGTGCAAACAAAGTAATAGTGAGCCTAGACAACAGTGAAAATAGTGGAATAGGAGAGAGTGGGAGGAAAAGAGAAGAAAACGGTGACAGAAAGAGAGAAGAGATGAATGGATCAGCTGATCTGCTGTGCGTGCCGCGGACTGGGCATCGCCTCTCCTTCATGGAGGTGGAGAGTTTCAAGGAGAAGTCTCGATTGAATCTGCTAAAACAGATCTCTGCCATTCTGAAACAGAGAGAGCAGAAGTACAATAAGGAGGCGCTACATAAGGCTTTTCAAGATGAG GATCTTCTCGAGAGGATATTTCGTTTATTTGACGTGGAAAGACAAGATTTTCTGGTGCAGGAGGACTGGATTGAGTTCCTAAAGGAGAGGTTAAC AGATGAGAAGCAACAAGACTTCGTGGAGCAAATTGAAAGCGTGGCCTATGTGGTCTGCGGAGAGAATGTTATCACAGTTGAAAGTTTTCAACTGATACTAAAGAACAAAGTG GTTACGAATAAGTTGCTACGAGTGGTGGACACAGGAGGTGACGGCTCTGTCACAGCTGACGATATCATGGAGTTCATATCAGCGATTTCCAGTTGCAG ACCGCGAGTGGGAATAGACAAACCGAGTGTAGACAGACTAGAGCAGCTGTTTCAACAGACAGTTGGTGACCAGAAGGAAATAACAAGAGAGCAGTTTCAGAAAATTGTCGTTTCTAAAAAT CCATTTTTCACGGAGAGAGTATTTCAAATCTTCGACGAAGACAACTCTGGTACAATCTCGCATCAGGAGTTCATAGCGGCAGTCCATCGCTTCGGAAGACAGACTCCTGAAGACAAAATACGGTTCCTGTTCAAAGTTTATGACTTAGATG GCGATGGGTTAATCCAGCATCGAGAGCTACAGCACGTGATGCGGGCGTGCATGGAGGAGAACGGCATGCAGTTCAGTGATGACCAGCTCATGGACCTCACTGGTGCGATGTTCGAAGACGCGGACGTTGAGGGTCGGGGTGCTATTACGTACGAGGGGCTGAGGGACCAACTGAACAAACACGAGGGACTGCTTGAAAACCTTTCGATAAC TATAGATCGCTGGCTAGTTCCACCTCCGCCAAAACCGAAGCCAAAATCCTTCCCCCAGAGGCTAGCCAAAATGAAGCCATACCAACTGTCGTTACCTTACTTCAGGAACAACTACGTCTTCGTCAGCTACTTATTTGTCTTCTTCATCATCAACTTCGGTCTATTCGTGGCGAGGATAGTGGAGTACTGGAATTCCAATGTTTTTGTCATCTTTGCAAGAGCGTGTG GTCAATGTCTAAACTTCAACTGCACATGGGCGTTAGTCCTGATGCTAAGGCGTTGTATCACATCTCTCCGGACGCGCGGGCTGGGGGAAGTCCTGCCGCTGGACCACCACGTCTACCTCCATAAGATCACCGGAGTCCTGATTGTGATTTACAGTGTGATACACACTATCATGCACTTGTGTAACttca GTCTCGTAGTAGTGAACGACCCGGTGCTGAACGCTCGGAACTGGACGACGTGGGAGTGGGTGTGCACTTCGCGGCCGGGGCTGTTCGGGCTGTGCGGCGGCTGCGCCAACCCCAGCGGCATTGTGCTGCTGGCTGCCCTCATCGCGCTTGCAGCTGCTAGCAGACCTAAGCTGAGAGCTGGAGGGTATTTTGAG GTGTTCTATTTCACCCATCTTCTGTACATCCCTTTCTATGTGATTCTCATCATACACGCTCCGAACTTCTGGAAGTGGTTCATCGGACCTGGGACTATTTACATCATCGAGAGGATCGTCAGGCTTAACTGGATGAG atCAGAAAAGGGCAAAACCTATATCGCATCAGGCATACTCCTGCCTTCTCGAGTCACTCACCTGGTCATCAAGCGACCTCCGCTGTTCGACTTCCAGGCAGGAGACTATGTGTTCGTCAACATTCCCGCCATCGCGGTGTACGAGTGGCATCCCTTTACCATCAGCAGTGCGCCGGAGCAAGAAG ATTACCTATGGCTGCACATTCGTGGGGTTGGAGAGTGGACGAATCGGCTTTATTCATACTTTGAAGAACAACAGCAACGTCTACATGGCAATGAAGAAGAACATGC GAACTTGGTGAAGACCATATCCAATCAGAGCAATAAGAGCAAGCGGAATGGATCCATAGCAAGCGCCAAGAAGAGATCGGTGGAGTTCTCACCAGTATCGTTCACTAACACAGCATTCAATATGGAAGATGAAAAACCCATGGAGGCGTCAG acACTCCTGCGAAGCCAGCGCGATCTGCATTTCTGTCTCCGTTGAGAATACTAGAAAAATCTCGCTCAGTGCCCGATATGAGGAAGaacataaaaaaatcagaaaataaACTTAC CCTAGCTGAGTGTCACCGGTGGGAATCTGAGCGCGAGCTGGTGGAACcacggcgggggcggcgggtgGCGCGCGGGGGAGAGGGGGCGCTGGCTCAGAGCTTCCGATACATGAGGACCAAGCCCACCGTGTTGGACTTCGCACCCCCAGTACCTGAGATACGACGCCGGTCTAATGAGAGTATATTGAGCATAG CTAGACGTCGTCTATCGAAAGGCTTGACACCGGAAAAGGATGTGGAGTCAGTAGTAGTAGCTCCGGACCCTGCGATAATAGAGTCCACCAGTGACGAACATCTAGACTATCCCGTCGGAAGACCACTAGAG ATCTACCTCGACGGTCCTTACGGTGCAGCATCCTCCAGGATGTTCCGGGCGCAGCACGCGGTGCTCATAGCGGCTGGTATCGGTGTGACGCCCTTCGCGTCGGTGTTACAGGCCATCATGTTCCGGTACAGGAGCGCACGCTCCACCTGCCCCAAGTGCGAGCACTCCTGGACTAAGGAGCTGCCACATCATAATATGAGTTTGCGGAAG GTGGATTTCTTCTGGATAAACCGGGAGCAGCGCTCGTTCGAGTGGTTCGTGTCCCTCCTCTCGCAGCTGGAGATGGAGCAGGCGGAGGGGGGCGGGGAGCGGTTCCTGGAGCTGCACATGTTCGTGACCAGTGCGCTACAGCGAGCCGACATGCGTGCTGTTGGCCTTCAGCTGGCTTTGGATCTGTTGCATCAAAAG GAGAAACGCGACTTGATCACCGGCTTGAAGACCAGAACGAACGCTGGTCGTCCCAACTGGGACAAGGTGTTCCAGCGGCTTCAGGAGCAGAGGAAGGGCAAGGTCACGGTCTTCTACTGCGGACCCCCCCAACTCGCCCGGATACTGAGGGTCAAATGCGATCAATTCGGCTTCAACTTCTGCAAAGAAGTGTTTTGA
- the LOC121728294 gene encoding NADPH oxidase 5 isoform X2 — protein MKVEIRIFKVHNNLGITQDLLERIFRLFDVERQDFLVQEDWIEFLKERLTDEKQQDFVEQIESVAYVVCGENVITVESFQLILKNKVVTNKLLRVVDTGGDGSVTADDIMEFISAISSCRPRVGIDKPSVDRLEQLFQQTVGDQKEITREQFQKIVVSKNPFFTERVFQIFDEDNSGTISHQEFIAAVHRFGRQTPEDKIRFLFKVYDLDGDGLIQHRELQHVMRACMEENGMQFSDDQLMDLTGAMFEDADVEGRGAITYEGLRDQLNKHEGLLENLSITIDRWLVPPPPKPKPKSFPQRLAKMKPYQLSLPYFRNNYVFVSYLFVFFIINFGLFVARIVEYWNSNVFVIFARACGQCLNFNCTWALVLMLRRCITSLRTRGLGEVLPLDHHVYLHKITGVLIVIYSVIHTIMHLCNFSLVVVNDPVLNARNWTTWEWVCTSRPGLFGLCGGCANPSGIVLLAALIALAAASRPKLRAGGYFEVFYFTHLLYIPFYVILIIHAPNFWKWFIGPGTIYIIERIVRLNWMRSEKGKTYIASGILLPSRVTHLVIKRPPLFDFQAGDYVFVNIPAIAVYEWHPFTISSAPEQEDYLWLHIRGVGEWTNRLYSYFEEQQQRLHGNEEEHANLVKTISNQSNKSKRNGSIASAKKRSVEFSPVSFTNTAFNMEDEKPMEASDTPAKPARSAFLSPLRILEKSRSVPDMRKNIKKSENKLTLAECHRWESERELVEPRRGRRVARGGEGALAQSFRYMRTKPTVLDFAPPVPEIRRRSNESILSIARRRLSKGLTPEKDVESVVVAPDPAIIESTSDEHLDYPVGRPLEIYLDGPYGAASSRMFRAQHAVLIAAGIGVTPFASVLQAIMFRYRSARSTCPKCEHSWTKELPHHNMSLRKVDFFWINREQRSFEWFVSLLSQLEMEQAEGGGERFLELHMFVTSALQRADMRAVGLQLALDLLHQKEKRDLITGLKTRTNAGRPNWDKVFQRLQEQRKGKVTVFYCGPPQLARILRVKCDQFGFNFCKEVF, from the exons ATGAAAgtagaaattagaatatttaAAGTACACAATAATTTAGGTATTACACAG GATCTTCTCGAGAGGATATTTCGTTTATTTGACGTGGAAAGACAAGATTTTCTGGTGCAGGAGGACTGGATTGAGTTCCTAAAGGAGAGGTTAAC AGATGAGAAGCAACAAGACTTCGTGGAGCAAATTGAAAGCGTGGCCTATGTGGTCTGCGGAGAGAATGTTATCACAGTTGAAAGTTTTCAACTGATACTAAAGAACAAAGTG GTTACGAATAAGTTGCTACGAGTGGTGGACACAGGAGGTGACGGCTCTGTCACAGCTGACGATATCATGGAGTTCATATCAGCGATTTCCAGTTGCAG ACCGCGAGTGGGAATAGACAAACCGAGTGTAGACAGACTAGAGCAGCTGTTTCAACAGACAGTTGGTGACCAGAAGGAAATAACAAGAGAGCAGTTTCAGAAAATTGTCGTTTCTAAAAAT CCATTTTTCACGGAGAGAGTATTTCAAATCTTCGACGAAGACAACTCTGGTACAATCTCGCATCAGGAGTTCATAGCGGCAGTCCATCGCTTCGGAAGACAGACTCCTGAAGACAAAATACGGTTCCTGTTCAAAGTTTATGACTTAGATG GCGATGGGTTAATCCAGCATCGAGAGCTACAGCACGTGATGCGGGCGTGCATGGAGGAGAACGGCATGCAGTTCAGTGATGACCAGCTCATGGACCTCACTGGTGCGATGTTCGAAGACGCGGACGTTGAGGGTCGGGGTGCTATTACGTACGAGGGGCTGAGGGACCAACTGAACAAACACGAGGGACTGCTTGAAAACCTTTCGATAAC TATAGATCGCTGGCTAGTTCCACCTCCGCCAAAACCGAAGCCAAAATCCTTCCCCCAGAGGCTAGCCAAAATGAAGCCATACCAACTGTCGTTACCTTACTTCAGGAACAACTACGTCTTCGTCAGCTACTTATTTGTCTTCTTCATCATCAACTTCGGTCTATTCGTGGCGAGGATAGTGGAGTACTGGAATTCCAATGTTTTTGTCATCTTTGCAAGAGCGTGTG GTCAATGTCTAAACTTCAACTGCACATGGGCGTTAGTCCTGATGCTAAGGCGTTGTATCACATCTCTCCGGACGCGCGGGCTGGGGGAAGTCCTGCCGCTGGACCACCACGTCTACCTCCATAAGATCACCGGAGTCCTGATTGTGATTTACAGTGTGATACACACTATCATGCACTTGTGTAACttca GTCTCGTAGTAGTGAACGACCCGGTGCTGAACGCTCGGAACTGGACGACGTGGGAGTGGGTGTGCACTTCGCGGCCGGGGCTGTTCGGGCTGTGCGGCGGCTGCGCCAACCCCAGCGGCATTGTGCTGCTGGCTGCCCTCATCGCGCTTGCAGCTGCTAGCAGACCTAAGCTGAGAGCTGGAGGGTATTTTGAG GTGTTCTATTTCACCCATCTTCTGTACATCCCTTTCTATGTGATTCTCATCATACACGCTCCGAACTTCTGGAAGTGGTTCATCGGACCTGGGACTATTTACATCATCGAGAGGATCGTCAGGCTTAACTGGATGAG atCAGAAAAGGGCAAAACCTATATCGCATCAGGCATACTCCTGCCTTCTCGAGTCACTCACCTGGTCATCAAGCGACCTCCGCTGTTCGACTTCCAGGCAGGAGACTATGTGTTCGTCAACATTCCCGCCATCGCGGTGTACGAGTGGCATCCCTTTACCATCAGCAGTGCGCCGGAGCAAGAAG ATTACCTATGGCTGCACATTCGTGGGGTTGGAGAGTGGACGAATCGGCTTTATTCATACTTTGAAGAACAACAGCAACGTCTACATGGCAATGAAGAAGAACATGC GAACTTGGTGAAGACCATATCCAATCAGAGCAATAAGAGCAAGCGGAATGGATCCATAGCAAGCGCCAAGAAGAGATCGGTGGAGTTCTCACCAGTATCGTTCACTAACACAGCATTCAATATGGAAGATGAAAAACCCATGGAGGCGTCAG acACTCCTGCGAAGCCAGCGCGATCTGCATTTCTGTCTCCGTTGAGAATACTAGAAAAATCTCGCTCAGTGCCCGATATGAGGAAGaacataaaaaaatcagaaaataaACTTAC CCTAGCTGAGTGTCACCGGTGGGAATCTGAGCGCGAGCTGGTGGAACcacggcgggggcggcgggtgGCGCGCGGGGGAGAGGGGGCGCTGGCTCAGAGCTTCCGATACATGAGGACCAAGCCCACCGTGTTGGACTTCGCACCCCCAGTACCTGAGATACGACGCCGGTCTAATGAGAGTATATTGAGCATAG CTAGACGTCGTCTATCGAAAGGCTTGACACCGGAAAAGGATGTGGAGTCAGTAGTAGTAGCTCCGGACCCTGCGATAATAGAGTCCACCAGTGACGAACATCTAGACTATCCCGTCGGAAGACCACTAGAG ATCTACCTCGACGGTCCTTACGGTGCAGCATCCTCCAGGATGTTCCGGGCGCAGCACGCGGTGCTCATAGCGGCTGGTATCGGTGTGACGCCCTTCGCGTCGGTGTTACAGGCCATCATGTTCCGGTACAGGAGCGCACGCTCCACCTGCCCCAAGTGCGAGCACTCCTGGACTAAGGAGCTGCCACATCATAATATGAGTTTGCGGAAG GTGGATTTCTTCTGGATAAACCGGGAGCAGCGCTCGTTCGAGTGGTTCGTGTCCCTCCTCTCGCAGCTGGAGATGGAGCAGGCGGAGGGGGGCGGGGAGCGGTTCCTGGAGCTGCACATGTTCGTGACCAGTGCGCTACAGCGAGCCGACATGCGTGCTGTTGGCCTTCAGCTGGCTTTGGATCTGTTGCATCAAAAG GAGAAACGCGACTTGATCACCGGCTTGAAGACCAGAACGAACGCTGGTCGTCCCAACTGGGACAAGGTGTTCCAGCGGCTTCAGGAGCAGAGGAAGGGCAAGGTCACGGTCTTCTACTGCGGACCCCCCCAACTCGCCCGGATACTGAGGGTCAAATGCGATCAATTCGGCTTCAACTTCTGCAAAGAAGTGTTTTGA